Proteins encoded together in one Micromonospora kangleipakensis window:
- a CDS encoding low temperature requirement protein A — protein sequence MPSEPRDQSADVADRATPVEIFFDVVFVLTVTELAGLLEHDLNWAGVGQTVLILGLLWYLYSGYAWLTNHVPPRRPARKLLLFGGMAGFLLTAVAIPDAFAGSGLLFGIGYLIVVTVHVALFTRTTARPAVRRFAPYNLGGAALVIIAGLLAGPAVPVLWVAAIFTQTVLPHLLPGHSWVGAAASFHIRPTHFVERHALLVIVALGETVVAIGMGAPVDHLNAGVAGAVVMALALPVTLWWTYFTDTAASEAALERADDATRSRLAARVYVLTHFVLLLGIIATATGLHAVVAHPETPAGWPAALALTAGVALFLAAIADLRHSVGVGRTTIRLATAALVLASTPIGASVNSALHLGVVIILMLVMLLIDGHRPGAPLSRGA from the coding sequence ATGCCGAGCGAGCCCCGCGACCAGAGCGCCGACGTCGCCGACCGCGCCACCCCCGTCGAAATCTTCTTCGACGTCGTCTTCGTGCTCACCGTCACCGAACTCGCCGGCCTGCTCGAGCACGACCTCAACTGGGCCGGCGTCGGTCAGACCGTCCTGATCCTCGGCCTGCTCTGGTACCTCTACAGCGGCTACGCCTGGCTCACCAACCACGTCCCACCCCGCCGCCCCGCCCGCAAGCTCCTCCTCTTCGGCGGCATGGCCGGCTTCCTCCTCACCGCCGTCGCCATCCCCGACGCCTTCGCCGGCAGCGGCCTGCTCTTCGGCATCGGCTACCTGATCGTCGTCACCGTCCACGTCGCCCTGTTCACCCGCACCACTGCCCGCCCCGCGGTCCGCCGGTTCGCCCCCTACAACCTCGGCGGCGCCGCCCTCGTGATCATCGCTGGCCTACTCGCCGGACCCGCCGTGCCGGTTCTCTGGGTCGCCGCCATCTTCACCCAGACCGTCCTGCCCCACCTGCTGCCCGGCCACTCCTGGGTCGGCGCCGCCGCGAGCTTCCACATCCGCCCCACGCACTTCGTCGAACGGCACGCCCTGCTCGTCATCGTGGCCCTCGGTGAAACCGTCGTCGCCATCGGCATGGGCGCCCCGGTCGACCACCTCAACGCCGGCGTCGCCGGCGCCGTCGTGATGGCCCTCGCCCTCCCCGTCACCCTCTGGTGGACCTACTTCACCGACACCGCCGCCAGCGAGGCGGCCCTCGAACGCGCCGACGACGCCACCCGAAGCCGCCTGGCCGCCCGCGTCTACGTCCTCACCCACTTCGTGCTGCTTCTCGGCATCATCGCCACCGCCACCGGCCTGCACGCCGTGGTCGCCCACCCCGAGACCCCCGCCGGATGGCCCGCCGCGCTCGCCCTCACCGCCGGCGTGGCCCTCTTCCTCGCCGCCATCGCCGACCTTCGCCACTCCGTCGGCGTCGGGCGGACCACCATCCGCCTTGCCACGGCCGCGCTCGTCCTGGCCAGCACCCCCATCGGCGCAAGCGTCAACTCCGCCCTGCACCTGGGCGTCGTGATCATCCTGATGCTCGTCATGCTGCTGATCGACGGGCACCGTCCCGGCGCGCCACTCAGCCGCGGCGCGTAA
- a CDS encoding M16 family metallopeptidase codes for MIRQLDVDGVPTLMAATAGPMRAGLTFRVGTADETLGRSGITHLLEHLALAPLGLTDYHFNGATAPIFTSFYMQGSESDIAGFLTAVCRTIHDLPMARLEVEKEILRTEWSSRGNAAIDAVPLWRHGARDHGLTSYPEFGLHAITEHDLRAWAARWFTRENAVLWIAGDRVPAGLRLALPAGVRQPVPPVSSALPRTPAYFVNGSRAVVLDSVVRRRTAAGVFAGVLEREMYRSLRQEDGLSYTINTGYEPRGDGHATLRALADALPEKQDAVLGGFIDVLAKLRVGRIEQADLDATVAKREDTLGAAEVDAARLPSQALDLLTGQPTLTVDELRAELKTVTLADLHQVAQEVTATALLMVPDGTTADWAGFTEAPTRSTHTVPGTAYREREGDGELRVGVDGVSYVGPGGPLTVRYAECAALLAWPDGARRLIGHDAIAMHIEPTLFDLHPGAIGVIDQQVPADRRVPMPARPPEKIPQPYAAANRPQPGQRPAPVQRSWWEVPLMVLSGLATLGVGGITLLLTFGLFIADESDGDTGWLWGMVGVGWLLTVILALPIVLLRRRRR; via the coding sequence ATGATCCGGCAGCTGGACGTGGACGGGGTGCCCACGCTGATGGCCGCCACCGCCGGGCCGATGCGGGCCGGGCTGACCTTCCGGGTCGGCACCGCCGACGAGACCCTGGGCCGCAGCGGCATCACCCACCTGCTGGAGCACCTGGCGCTCGCCCCGCTCGGACTGACCGACTACCACTTCAACGGCGCCACCGCGCCGATCTTCACCTCCTTCTACATGCAGGGCTCCGAGTCCGACATCGCCGGCTTCCTCACCGCCGTCTGCCGCACCATTCACGACCTGCCGATGGCCCGGCTGGAGGTGGAGAAGGAGATCCTGCGCACCGAGTGGAGCAGCCGCGGCAACGCGGCCATCGACGCGGTGCCGCTCTGGCGGCACGGCGCCCGCGACCACGGCCTGACCAGCTACCCCGAGTTCGGCCTGCACGCGATCACCGAACACGACCTGCGGGCCTGGGCGGCCCGCTGGTTCACCCGGGAGAACGCGGTGCTCTGGATCGCCGGGGACCGGGTGCCGGCCGGGCTGCGGCTCGCGCTGCCCGCCGGCGTACGGCAGCCGGTGCCGCCGGTCTCCTCGGCGCTGCCGCGCACCCCCGCGTACTTCGTCAACGGCTCGCGGGCCGTGGTGCTGGACTCGGTCGTGCGGCGCCGGACCGCCGCGGGCGTCTTCGCCGGAGTGCTGGAGCGCGAGATGTACCGCTCGCTGCGCCAGGAGGACGGCCTCTCCTACACCATCAACACCGGGTACGAGCCGCGCGGCGACGGCCACGCCACGCTGCGCGCCCTCGCCGACGCGCTGCCGGAGAAGCAGGACGCGGTGCTCGGCGGCTTCATCGACGTGCTGGCCAAGCTGCGGGTCGGCCGGATCGAGCAGGCCGACCTGGACGCCACCGTGGCCAAGCGGGAGGACACCCTCGGCGCCGCCGAGGTGGACGCCGCGCGGCTGCCCAGCCAGGCGCTGGACCTGCTCACCGGCCAACCGACCCTCACCGTCGACGAGCTGCGCGCGGAACTCAAGACCGTCACCCTCGCCGACCTGCACCAGGTGGCCCAGGAGGTCACCGCCACCGCGCTGCTGATGGTGCCGGACGGCACCACCGCCGACTGGGCCGGCTTCACCGAGGCGCCCACCCGCTCCACCCACACCGTGCCCGGCACCGCCTACCGGGAACGGGAGGGCGACGGCGAGCTGCGGGTCGGCGTGGACGGCGTCAGCTACGTCGGCCCCGGCGGCCCGCTCACCGTCCGCTACGCCGAGTGCGCCGCCCTGCTCGCCTGGCCCGACGGCGCCCGCCGGCTGATCGGCCACGACGCGATCGCGATGCACATCGAGCCGACCCTGTTCGACCTGCACCCCGGCGCCATCGGGGTCATCGACCAGCAGGTCCCCGCCGACCGGCGGGTACCCATGCCCGCCCGCCCGCCGGAGAAGATCCCCCAGCCGTACGCGGCGGCCAACCGGCCGCAGCCGGGGCAGCGGCCCGCGCCGGTTCAGCGCTCCTGGTGGGAGGTCCCGCTGATGGTGCTCAGCGGCCTCGCCACCCTCGGTGTCGGCGGGATCACCCTGCTGCTCACCTTCGGCCTCTTCATCGCCGACGAGTCGGACGGCGACACCGGCTGGCTGTGGGGCATGGTCGGGGTGGGTTGGCTGCTCACTGTTATCCTCGCGTTGCCCATCGTGCTGTTGAGGCGGCGGCGACGCTGA
- a CDS encoding FAD-dependent oxidoreductase gives MLAETDVVVVGGGLAGLAAARRLHRAGVPWRLLEAGDRLGGRVATDQVDGYLLDRGFQVLNTAYPRLGSLLDLATLDLGWLTSGVLVRRGDRLDRLVNPLREPTGAVRTATAGVGSVLDRLRFAALATGCATLPASRLLTAPETTSEAALRRAGLSDAIIEELLRPFLSGVFIDRELETSSHVLAMVLRAFARGRIGLPAQGMGALPRAIADPLPADLIELDTPVAEVAPGRLRTQAGDIACRAVVVAVDPPAAAALLPRLGRVRMHSYTTYYHAADAAPLDEPILLVDGDRRELVANTVVLSNATPTYAPAGRHLVATSVVGPQAPPETVIRRELDRLYGRSTADWTHLTTVSVPDALPAAPPPQGRLRKPVALGDGLFVAGDHRDSPSIQGALASGWRTAGAVLAALRPRRGALSELDGGTGPRS, from the coding sequence ATGCTCGCTGAGACCGACGTGGTCGTGGTCGGTGGAGGCCTGGCCGGCCTCGCCGCCGCCCGCCGGCTGCACCGCGCCGGCGTGCCCTGGCGGCTGCTGGAGGCCGGCGACCGGCTCGGCGGCCGGGTCGCCACCGACCAGGTCGACGGCTACCTGCTCGACCGCGGCTTCCAGGTGCTCAACACCGCCTACCCCCGGCTGGGCAGCCTGCTCGACCTGGCCACGCTCGACCTGGGCTGGCTCACCTCCGGGGTGCTGGTCCGCCGCGGTGACCGGCTCGACCGGCTGGTCAACCCGCTGCGCGAGCCGACCGGGGCGGTGCGGACCGCCACCGCCGGGGTCGGGTCCGTGCTGGACCGGCTGCGCTTCGCCGCGCTCGCCACCGGCTGCGCCACCCTGCCGGCGAGCCGGCTGCTCACCGCGCCGGAGACGACCAGCGAGGCGGCCCTGCGCCGGGCCGGCCTCTCCGACGCGATCATCGAGGAGCTGCTCCGACCGTTCCTCTCCGGCGTCTTCATCGACCGGGAGCTGGAGACCTCCAGCCACGTGCTGGCGATGGTGCTGCGCGCCTTCGCCCGCGGCCGGATCGGCCTCCCCGCGCAGGGCATGGGCGCGCTGCCCCGGGCCATCGCCGACCCGCTGCCCGCCGACCTGATCGAGCTGGACACCCCGGTCGCCGAGGTCGCGCCCGGCCGGCTCCGCACCCAGGCCGGCGACATCGCCTGCCGCGCCGTCGTGGTCGCGGTGGACCCGCCGGCGGCGGCCGCGCTGCTGCCCCGGCTCGGTCGGGTACGGATGCACAGCTACACCACCTACTACCACGCCGCCGACGCCGCGCCGCTGGACGAGCCGATCCTGCTGGTCGACGGCGACCGGCGGGAACTCGTCGCCAACACGGTGGTGCTCAGCAACGCGACGCCGACGTACGCGCCGGCCGGGCGGCACCTGGTGGCCACCTCGGTGGTCGGCCCGCAGGCCCCACCCGAGACGGTGATCCGGCGGGAGCTGGACCGGCTCTACGGGCGGTCCACCGCCGACTGGACCCACCTGACCACCGTGTCGGTCCCGGACGCGCTGCCCGCCGCGCCACCACCGCAGGGCCGGCTGCGCAAGCCCGTGGCGCTCGGCGACGGGCTCTTCGTCGCCGGCGACCACCGGGACAGCCCCTCCATCCAGGGGGCGCTCGCCAGCGGGTGGCGCACCGCCGGGGCCGTCCTCGCCGCGCTCCGCCCCAGGCGGGGTGCTTTGTCCGAGCTGGACGGGGGAACCGGACCCCGCTCGTGA
- a CDS encoding MMPL family transporter, whose translation MTGGRGRWTATLIAVVVVLGWLVIGGIAGPYSGKLGEVATNDNAAFLPTDAEATRAQDLAAGFVEKETTPALVVYERTSGITPADEQRVQADAARFAQLPGVVSPLPPPIVSQDRQAVQVVVPIDAAEGEQIRQVVDELRDIVGPDRDGLTVNVAGPAGLLGDLIEVFTAIDGPLLLVTLVVVLIILLIVYRSPVLWIFPLLAAGMSYSLASVFVYYLAKNDVIKLNGQAQGILTVLVFGAGTDYALLLIARYREELHRHHRPWDAMKTAWRGAASAIIASGTTVIVSLLCLLLSSLNSNRALGPVAALGIAATLLVMLTFLPALLVLGGRWAFWPRTPRQDQADPQADGIWSRIAGFVARRSRAVWLVTAVALAALTLGLSQLGATTLGQSDLFTSRTDSVAGQEVIARHYPAGTGSPATVFTTQATAQQVAQVAQDVPGVASVRPLTQQGQAGPPDPNAQPKVVDGRVELQVTLADPPDSDGAEQTIRDLREAVHKVPGSDSVVGGFTAINVDTAAASTRDRNVIIPVVLVVIAVILALLLRALLAPVLLIATVVLSFLATLGLCALIFKYLLGFPGVDQSFPLFAFVFLVALGIDYNIFLMSRVREESVKRGTRAGVLSGLAVTGGVITSAGIVLAATFSALAVLPLVVLVELGVAVAVGVLLDTIVVRSLLVPALAYDIGPKIWWPSRLSRTSREGDRAGTEVGHAR comes from the coding sequence ATGACCGGAGGACGGGGTCGCTGGACGGCCACGCTGATCGCGGTGGTGGTCGTGCTCGGCTGGCTGGTCATCGGCGGGATCGCCGGGCCGTACTCGGGGAAGCTCGGCGAGGTCGCGACAAACGACAACGCCGCGTTCCTGCCCACCGACGCCGAGGCCACCCGGGCGCAGGACCTCGCCGCCGGCTTCGTCGAGAAGGAGACGACGCCCGCGCTCGTCGTCTACGAGCGCACCTCCGGGATCACCCCGGCCGACGAGCAGCGGGTCCAGGCCGACGCCGCCAGGTTCGCCCAGCTGCCCGGCGTGGTCAGCCCGCTGCCGCCGCCGATCGTCAGCCAGGACCGCCAGGCCGTGCAGGTCGTCGTCCCGATCGACGCCGCCGAGGGCGAACAGATCCGGCAGGTCGTCGACGAGCTGCGCGACATCGTCGGCCCGGACCGGGACGGGCTCACCGTCAACGTGGCCGGACCGGCCGGGCTGCTCGGCGACCTGATCGAGGTCTTCACCGCCATCGACGGGCCGCTGCTGCTGGTCACCCTGGTCGTCGTCCTGATCATCCTGCTGATCGTCTACCGCAGCCCGGTGCTCTGGATCTTCCCGCTGCTCGCCGCCGGGATGTCGTACTCGCTGGCGTCGGTCTTCGTCTACTACCTGGCGAAGAACGACGTGATCAAGCTCAACGGGCAGGCCCAGGGCATCCTCACCGTGCTGGTCTTCGGCGCCGGCACCGACTACGCCCTGCTGCTGATCGCCCGATACCGGGAGGAGCTGCACCGGCACCACCGGCCGTGGGACGCGATGAAGACCGCCTGGCGGGGCGCCGCCTCGGCGATCATCGCCTCCGGCACCACCGTCATCGTCAGCCTGCTCTGCCTGCTGCTGTCCAGCCTCAACTCCAACCGGGCGCTCGGTCCGGTCGCCGCCCTCGGCATCGCCGCCACGCTGCTGGTGATGCTCACCTTCCTGCCCGCGCTGCTGGTGCTCGGCGGACGCTGGGCGTTCTGGCCGCGTACGCCCCGGCAGGACCAGGCGGACCCGCAGGCCGACGGCATCTGGAGCCGGATCGCCGGCTTCGTCGCCCGCCGGTCCCGGGCCGTCTGGCTGGTCACCGCCGTCGCCCTGGCCGCGCTCACCCTCGGCCTCAGCCAGCTCGGCGCCACCACCCTCGGCCAGTCCGACCTGTTCACCAGCCGCACCGACTCGGTGGCCGGCCAGGAGGTGATCGCCCGGCACTACCCGGCGGGCACCGGCAGCCCGGCCACCGTCTTCACCACCCAGGCGACCGCGCAGCAGGTGGCCCAGGTGGCCCAGGACGTGCCCGGGGTGGCCTCGGTCCGCCCGCTCACCCAGCAGGGCCAGGCCGGCCCGCCCGACCCGAACGCGCAGCCCAAGGTCGTCGACGGCCGGGTGGAGCTGCAGGTGACGCTGGCCGACCCGCCGGACAGCGACGGCGCCGAACAAACCATCCGCGACCTGCGCGAGGCGGTGCACAAGGTGCCCGGATCCGACTCCGTGGTCGGCGGCTTCACCGCCATCAACGTGGACACCGCCGCCGCCTCCACCCGGGACCGGAACGTCATCATCCCGGTGGTGCTGGTGGTCATCGCGGTCATCCTGGCGCTGCTGCTGCGCGCCCTGCTCGCCCCGGTGCTGCTCATCGCCACCGTGGTGCTGTCGTTCCTGGCCACGCTGGGGCTCTGCGCGCTGATCTTCAAGTACCTGCTGGGCTTCCCCGGCGTCGACCAGTCCTTCCCGCTCTTCGCGTTCGTCTTCCTGGTCGCCCTCGGCATCGACTACAACATCTTCCTGATGAGCCGGGTCCGCGAGGAGTCGGTCAAGCGCGGCACCCGCGCCGGGGTGCTCAGCGGCCTCGCCGTCACCGGTGGCGTGATCACCTCCGCCGGCATCGTGCTCGCCGCGACCTTCTCCGCGCTCGCCGTGCTGCCGCTGGTGGTGCTGGTCGAGTTGGGCGTGGCGGTCGCCGTCGGGGTGCTGCTCGACACCATCGTCGTGCGGTCGCTGCTGGTGCCCGCCCTGGCGTACGACATCGGGCCGAAGATCTGGTGGCCGAGCCGCCTGTCGCGGACGAGCCGCGAGGGGGACCGGGCCGGCACGGAGGTGGGTCATGCTCGCTGA